In a genomic window of Brassica rapa cultivar Chiifu-401-42 chromosome A10, CAAS_Brap_v3.01, whole genome shotgun sequence:
- the LOC103846324 gene encoding probable UDP-arabinopyranose mutase 5, whose product MSSSEINKNEVDIVIGALNADLTQFLNSWRPFFSGFHLIIVKDPELKDDLNIPEGFDVDVYSKPDIEKVVGAANAAMFSGYSCRYFGYLVSKKKYIVSIDDDCVPAKDPKGVLVDAVSQHVSNLENPATPLFFNTLYDPYCEGADFVRGYPFSLRSGVPCAASCGLWLNLADLDAPTQALKTEQRNTSYVDAVMTVPLKAMLPISGINIAFNRELVGPALVPALRIAGEGKVRWETLEDVWCGMCLKHISDHLGYGVKTGLPYVWRNERGDAVESLRKKWEGMKLMEKSVPFFEALKLPESAVNVEDCVVELAKAVKEQLGSDDPAFTQAADAMVKWVQLWNSVNSSG is encoded by the coding sequence ATGTCGTCGTCTGAGATAAACAAGAACGAGGTTGACATTGTCATCGGAGCTCTCAACGCCGACCTAACCCAGTTCCTCAACAGCTGGAGACCCTTTTTCTCCGGTTTCCATCTCATCATCGTCAAAGACCCTGAGCTCAAGGACGACCTCAACATCCCTGAAGGCTTCGACGTTGACGTCTACTCCAAGCCCGACATTGAGAAAGTTGTCGGAGCCGCCAATGCCGCCATGTTCTCAGGCTATTCCTGCAGATACTTCGGTTACCTCGTATCTAAAAAGAAGTACATCGTCTCCATCGATGACGACTGTGTCCCTGCCAAAGACCCCAAGGGAGTTCTAGTGGATGCTGTCTCTCAGCACGTGAGCAACCTCGAGAACCCCGCCACGCCTCTCTTCTTCAACACCCTCTACGATCCTTACTGCGAGGGAGCTGACTTCGTGCGTGGGTACCCGTTCAGCCTTAGGAGCGGTGTCCCTTGCGCTGCCTCCTGTGGACTTTGGCTTAACTTAGCTGATCTTGACGCTCCAACGCAAGCTCTCAAGACAGAGCAGAGGAACACTTCCTACGTTGATGCGGTTATGACTGTCCCCCTGAAGGCTATGTTGCCCATAAGCGGGATCAACATTGCCTTTAACCGTGAGCTGGTGGGACCAGCTTTGGTGCCTGCGCTTAGGATCGCTGGTGAAGGGAAAGTGAGGTGGGAAACGCTTGAGGATGTTTGGTGTGGGATGTGTCTGAAACACATCTCTGATCATTTGGGGTACGGTGTGAAAACCGGGCTGCCTTATGTGTGGAGGAACGAGAGAGGTGATGCGGTGGAGAGTTTGAGGAAGAAGTGGGAAGGGATGAAGCTGATGGAGAAGAGTGTTCCGTTTTTCGAGGCTTTGAAGTTGCCTGAGAGTGCGGTTAACGTTGAGGATTGTGTGGTTGAGCTTGCTAAAGCTGTGAAAGAGCAGTTGGGTTCGGATGATCCTGCCTTCACTCAAGCTGCTGATGCTATGGTCAAGTGGGTCCAACTCTGGAACTCTGTTAACTCGAGCGGTTAA
- the LOC103846325 gene encoding uncharacterized protein LOC103846325, with protein sequence MQCIMAEGALITLDSDDILATADHHHHPHPLAVGTEFPDVETCRRTLKDLAIALHFDLRIVKSDRSRFIAKCSKEGCPWRIHAAKCPGVSTFTVRTLNAEHTCDGVRDLHHQQASVGWVARSVEARIRDNPQYKPKEILQDIRDEHGVAVSYMQAWRGKERSMAALHGTYEEGYRFLPAYCEQIKVSNPGSVAFATASGPESCFQRLFIAYRACISGFFSSFRPLLELDRAHLKGKYLGAILCAAAVDADDGLFPLAIAVVDNESGENWSWFLSEVRKLLGMNTDTMPRLTILSERQSGVVEAVETHFPTAFHGFCLRYVSESFRDTFKNTKLVNIFWSAVYALTAAEFEGKIAEMNEISQDVARWFELFPPHLWAVAYFQGVRYGHFGLGITEVLYNWALECHELPITQMMEHIRHQISSWFEARRDMSMRWNSILVPSAERRVTEAVSDARCYQVLRANEVEFEIVSTERTNIVDIRTRVCSCRRWELYGLPCAHAAAALISCGQNVHMFAEPCFTVSSYQQTYSGVIKEVADRRMWKEEGGEGGLMRIRPPKTRRPPGRPKKKVVRVENLKRPKRIVQCGRCHLLGHSQKKCTQPI encoded by the coding sequence ATGCAATGCATAATGGCGGAAGGAGCTTTAATCACTCTAGACTCCGACGACATTTTGGCAACAgcagatcatcatcatcatcctcatcctcTAGCTGTCGGCACAGAGTTTCCCGATGTGGAAACCTGCAGAAGAACTCTAAAAGACTTGGCCATCGCTCTCCACTTCGATCTCCGCATCGTCAAATCAGACCGGAGCAGATTCATCGCCAAATGCTCCAAAGAAGGCTGCCCCTGGCGCATCCACGCCGCCAAATGCCCAGGCGTCTCGACGTTCACCGTGAGAACGCTGAACGCCGAGCACACCTGCGACGGCGTCCGCGACCTCCACCACCAGCAAGCCTCCGTCGGGTGGGTTGCTAGATCGGTGGAGGCGCGGATCAGAGACAACCCTCAGTATAAACCCAAAGAGATACTGCAGGACATAAGGGATGAGCATGGAGTTGCTGTTTCTTATATGCAGGCGTGGCGCGGGAAAGAGAGGAGTATGGCTGCGCTTCATGGTACTTACGAGGAAGGCTATCGGTTTCTGCCCGCGTATTGCGAGCAGATTAAGGTGTCTAACCCCGGGAGCGTCGCGTTCGCGACTGCTTCCGGGCCTGAGAGTTGTTTCCAGAGGCTGTTTATTGCGTACCGGGCGTGCATCTCCGGGTTCTTCAGCTCTTTTAGACCTCTTCTTGAGTTGGATAGAGCGCACCTCAAAGGGAAGTATTTGGGAGCGATACTCTGCGCGGCGGCCGTCGACGCGGACGACGGTTTGTTCCCGCTGGCGATTGCGGTTGTGGATAACGAAAGCGGTGAGAATTGGTCTTGGTTTTTGTCCGAGGTGAGGAAGCTTTTGGGGATGAATACGGATACAATGCCGAGGCTGACGATACTCTCCGAGAGGCAGAGCGGAGTGGTGGAGGCCGTGGAGACGCATTTCCCCACGGCCTTCCACGGGTTCTGCCTCCGTTATGTCAGTGAGAGCTTCAGGGACACGTTTAAGAACACGAAGCTCGTTAACATCTTCTGGAGCGCGGTCTACGCGCTCACAGCTGCGGAGTTCGAGGGGAAGATAGCGGAGATGAATGAGATCTCTCAAGACGTGGCTCGCTGGTTCGAACTCTTCCCTCCACACCTCTGGGCTGTTGCCTACTTCCAAGGCGTGAGATACGGACACTTCGGGTTAGGGATCACGGAGGTGTTGTACAACTGGGCGTTGGAGTGCCACGAGCTCCCGATCACTCAGATGATGGAGCATATCCGTCATCAGATATCGTCCTGGTTCGAAGCGCGCCGGGACATGAGCATGAGATGGAACTCTATACTCGTGCCTTCCGCTGAGAGACGGGTTACGGAAGCTGTGTCGGACGCGAGGTGTTACCAAGTGTTGAGAGCCAACGAGGTGGAGTTTGAGATAGTCTCGACGGAGAGAACTAATATTGTTGATATAAGGACGAGGGTGTGCTCTTGCAGACGCTGGGAGCTGTACGGGTTGCCGTGCGCTCACGCGGCCGCGGCGCTGATCTCGTGCGGTCAGAACGTGCACATGTTCGCGGAGCCGTGTTTCACGGTGTCGAGTTACCAGCAGACGTATTCGGGGGTGATCAAGGAGGTGGCGGATAGGAGGATGTGGAAGGAGGAAGGAGGAGAAGGAGGGTTGATGAGGATACGGCCGCCGAAGACGAGGAGGCCGCCGGGGAGACCGAAGAAGAAAGTGGTGAGAGTTGAGAATTTGAAGAGACCGAAGAGGATTGTGCAGTGTGGGAGGTGTCATTTGCTTGGTCATTCTCAGAAGAAGTGCACACAGCCCATTTGA